Part of the Acidimicrobiales bacterium genome, TCCTCGAGAACGGCGCCCGGCTCTACCTCGACGTCGGGAGCCACCCGGAGTACGCGACGCCCGAGTGCGACTCGATCGACGAGCTCGTCGCGCACGACAAGGCCGGCGAGCGGATCCTCGAGGGCCTCGTCGTGTCGGCCGAGGCGCGCCTGCGCGACGAGGGGATCCGCGGCGTCGTCTACCTGTTCAAGAACAACACCGACTCGGCGGGCAACTCCTACGGCTGCCACGAGAACTACCTGACCAGCCGCCGCGACGACTTCGCCCACTACGCCGAGGTGCTCATCCCGTTCCTCGTGTCCCGCCAGATCTACGCCGGCGCTGGCAAGGTGCTCCAGACCGCCCGGGGGGCGATGTACTGCATCAGCCAGCGCGCCGAGCACATCTGGGAGGGGGTGTCGTCGGCGACGACGCGCAGCAGGCCGATCATCAACACCCGCGACGAGCCGCACGCGGACGCCGAGCGTTACCGCCGGCTCCACGTCATCGTCGGGGACTCGAACATGAGCGAGTACGCCACCTTCTTGAAGGTGGGTGCCACGAGCATCCTGCTGCGCATGCTGGAGGACCCTGCGGTCGTGCTCAGGGACATGACCTTGGAGAACCCGATCCGGGCGATCAGGGAGATAAGCCACGACACCACCCTGCGCCGGCGGGTCCGCCTGGCCAACGGCAGGGAGGCCAGCGCCTTGGAGATCCAGTCCGAGTACTACGAGAGGGCGAGGCGCTACCAGGAGACCAAGGGGCTGTCCCCGCTCGAGGACCGGGCGTTGGACATGTGGGAGCACTGCCTGTCGGGGCTGGCCAAGGACCCTTGGTCGCTGGACCGCGAGTGCGACTGGGTGATCAAGCACCAACTGATCGAGCGCTACCGCGCCCGCCACCAGATGGCGCTCACCCATCCCAAGGTGGCGCTCATCGACCTGCAGTACCACGACGTGAGCCGCCAGCGGGGCCTCTTCTACAAGCTGCAGCGCGAGAACCTCGTCGACCGCACGTGCACCGACGAGGCGATCGAGACGGCGATGGACGAGCCTCCCCAGACGACGAGGGCGAAGCTGCGGGGAGAGTTCATCCGCCGGGCGAAGGAACGCCGGCGGGACTTCACCGTCGACTGGGTGCACCTCAAGCTCAACGACCAGGCGCAGCGCACGGTGCTCTGCAAGGATCCCTTCAAGTACCGCGACGAACGGGTCGAGAAGCTCATCGCCTCCCTGTAGGCCAGTGGACCGTCTCGAACGACTGGTGAACCTGGTGGCGGCGCTGATCGACACCCCCCGGCCGCTGACCAGGCGGGAGATCGCCGAACGCACCCCGGGCTACTCGGATGACCCGGCTGCGGCCCGCAGGAACTTCGAGCGGGACAAGGAGCTGCTTCGCCAGATGGGCTTCCCCGTGGTGGTGGAGGCGCCCAGCGGCGACCACTCGGAGGAGGTCGGCTACCGGATCCCCCGGGAGCAGTACGAGCTGCCCGACCCGGGGCTCGACGAGCGGGAGCTCGAAGCCCTCCGCCTGGCGGCGTCGGCGGTGCAGCTGGACTCCGAGTGGGGCGGCGACGCGGCCGTGGCCGCCCTCAGGAAGCTCGGGGGGGCTGTGGGTGCGGGCGAGCCGGGGGTGGCCGCCGCCCTGCCCGGCGACGAGCGGGCGGCGGTGGCGCTGGCCGCGGTGGGGGAGCGGCGCAGGGTCCGGTTCGTCTATCGCGGCGAGGAGCGCACCGTCGACCCCTGGCGCGTCTCTTTCCACCGGGGCCACTGGTACCTCGCCGGATTCGACCACGACCGCGCTGCCGAGCGGCTCTACCGCTTGGACCGGGTGGACGGCGAGCTTCGCCCGGACGGGCCGGGGGGCGCCTTCGAGCGCCCTCCGGCTGCCAAGGCCCGGCCCCCCATGCCGTGGCAGCTCGGCGACGGCGAGCCGGTCACGGCCGTACTGCTGGTAGACGCTGTCCAGGCCCGCTGGGCCCGCCAGGAGCTCGGCGACGCAGCGGAGGAGGAGGTCCGTCCCGACGGCTCGACCGTCTTTCGGGTCGAGGTGACCAACCGCGACGCCTTCCGCAGCTTCGTGCTGGGCTTCCTCGAGCACGCCGAGGTGCTCGGACCGCCCGACCTGCGCGCCGAGCTGGTCGCCTGGCTGGAGTCAGTGGCGTGAGCCGCCCTCCTGCCGACGCCCGGCTCGGGCGTCTCCTGGCGATCGTGCCGTGGATCGCCGCCCGCGACGGCCCGACGGTGGAGGAGGTGTGCAGACGTTTCAGAGTCGACGAGGACGAGCTGGTCGCCGACCTGAACTTGCTGTTCCTCTGCGGGGTGCACCCTTTCACCCCCGACGTCCTGGTAGACGTCACCTTCTCCGACGGCCGGGTGTGGATCGGGATGGCGGACTGGTTCCGCCGGCCGTTGCGCCTCACCCCCCAGGAGGCGCTGGCTCTCGTCAGCGCCGGCCACGCCTTCCTGTCCCTCCCCGGTGCCGACGCC contains:
- the pafA gene encoding Pup--protein ligase; amino-acid sequence: MERRIFGLENEYGVTCTLRGQRRLSPDEVARYLFRRVVSWGRSSNVFLENGARLYLDVGSHPEYATPECDSIDELVAHDKAGERILEGLVVSAEARLRDEGIRGVVYLFKNNTDSAGNSYGCHENYLTSRRDDFAHYAEVLIPFLVSRQIYAGAGKVLQTARGAMYCISQRAEHIWEGVSSATTRSRPIINTRDEPHADAERYRRLHVIVGDSNMSEYATFLKVGATSILLRMLEDPAVVLRDMTLENPIRAIREISHDTTLRRRVRLANGREASALEIQSEYYERARRYQETKGLSPLEDRALDMWEHCLSGLAKDPWSLDRECDWVIKHQLIERYRARHQMALTHPKVALIDLQYHDVSRQRGLFYKLQRENLVDRTCTDEAIETAMDEPPQTTRAKLRGEFIRRAKERRRDFTVDWVHLKLNDQAQRTVLCKDPFKYRDERVEKLIASL
- a CDS encoding WYL domain-containing protein, encoding MDRLERLVNLVAALIDTPRPLTRREIAERTPGYSDDPAAARRNFERDKELLRQMGFPVVVEAPSGDHSEEVGYRIPREQYELPDPGLDERELEALRLAASAVQLDSEWGGDAAVAALRKLGGAVGAGEPGVAAALPGDERAAVALAAVGERRRVRFVYRGEERTVDPWRVSFHRGHWYLAGFDHDRAAERLYRLDRVDGELRPDGPGGAFERPPAAKARPPMPWQLGDGEPVTAVLLVDAVQARWARQELGDAAEEEVRPDGSTVFRVEVTNRDAFRSFVLGFLEHAEVLGPPDLRAELVAWLESVA